The Blastopirellula sediminis sequence GGCGACAGCGAAGTCTCCAATTCCTGCACTTTGTGCGCGTTGCCGGTCGCGATCAGCAGTGCAGGGAAGGGGAGCTTCATCGGTTTACAGGATCGCCAGCGGATTGCGACGTTCTTCCAAGGTGCCGCGGGTGACGCCGACGCGATTGAGCGCCTTCAGTTCGGTCCAGACTTCTTTGCCGGTGATTTGTCCGGTTAGTAGCGACGAATAGAGATCGAGCGTGTTGTAAACTTGCGACTTGGTCGCTTCGTCAAGAAGTTCGACGCGGAAGTAGCGAATGCCCAAATCGACGAGCGCCGCGACCGCTTCGGCGCCGCTTTGCGGAGCGGCGTTGTAGAGCGTGTTCCGGCAGCCGACGTCGGCGGTCAGCAAATGTTCGCTCCCGACCCGATCGCGCAGACGGACGACATGCGTATCGCAGGGGCGCCCACAGTTGGTCTTGTTGGTGCCAGGGGAAAGGACGGAGCAGAAGACGCAATGCTCCATGTGGAACATCGGCATATGCTGGTGGACGACCACTTCCAACAGTTGCGTCGGACTGCGGCGGACCATCTCGAACAATTGCTCGCGATTCAAATCGTACGACGCCGTGATTCGCTCAGCCCCTTGGCGGCGAAGGAAGTCGACGGTCAGCTCATTCGCCGCGTTCAGCGAGAAGTCGGCGACGCTGGCGATCTCCCGCTCGCGATAGAAACGCAGGCCGGAAAGGTTGCGGACCAGGATGCCGTCCGCCTTTTGTTTTTCGAGCGCCTTGAAGATCCCCATCTCCCCCGGCTTTTGGATGCGGGGAGTCGCCAGGTAGATCTGTGCGCCGGCGGCATGCGAGATCGCGACGGCCTGGCGATATTCGCGGATGTCGGCGAAATCGGCGTAGAGCCGCTTCATGCCGATCTCGCTCGCCCAGGTCAGTTGATCGAGCGTGCGACAAAGCAAGTGCAAGTGAGGCGTGTCGTCGGTGGGGACATTTGCCGGGATCGCTTCCCGCAGTCGCGGCAACACGGCTTGGGGATCGACGGCGTGAGCCCGGATCGACGCGGCGCGGCGAGCGGCGGTCAATTGCTCAACCATCTGCTTTCGCAAGGCGCCAAGCACGCTCAGCGGCGCCATCGGTTCGCCGGAAATGTCGGCCGTCAGCTGCGTCAGGCGGAAGCCGGTTTCTCCCAACCGCGAGAACTGTTCCTGCAGCGTCTCGGCGGAGAGAGGATGTTTGCGGGCCGCTTCGAGCGGTTGTTCGGTTTGCAGTTGCAGCTGGGGCAAGTCGGCGACGGTCGCGATCAATTGCAGCGGTTGATCGACGGCCGCCGTGACGTGCAAATGTAGATCAACGTCGCGCGGCGCGATTTCGCCGTCAAACGACTTTCGCAGCCGGCGATTCAACTCCGGATCGTCGCTCTTCCAGATTTTTTGGCCTGGGTAAAGCTGCGACAGGTCAATCGCGTCCCGCATCAGCGCCATCTCGACGACGCCGTGCGAAACTTCCCCCTCGATTCGATTTTGTCCTCGGTAGAGAGCGAAGACGCGACCCCCTTGTTCCTCTCCGGCGCTCCGGTCGCCGTCGAAGACGATTCCGTCGCCTGCTTTCAAAGCTCGCCGGAGCGCGATCTTCACTCGTTGGCCTTGCACCTTTTGCACTTCGCCAACCAGGACGCCCCGTTTGGCCGAACTGATCGCCGGCACGAGCATCTTGTGATCGCAGCCATGCAGCCAACCGACCGAGAACCCGCGAGAGAACGACAGCTCCATCTCTTCGACGTTGCGCGGCGTGAACTCAACCGGGCG is a genomic window containing:
- a CDS encoding DUF3656 domain-containing U32 family peptidase, which gives rise to MSEHRAAPELLAPAGNWDCAKAAVANGADAIYFGLTSGFNARARANNFEVEDLAPLMAFLHWHGVRGYVTLNTLAFSPELEAVELLVRQIAAAGVDALLVQDLGLVGMIRQIAPTLPIHASTQMTMTSAECIALATEMGVERVVLARELSIPEISAIHAETEMPLEAFVHGALCVAYSGQCLTSESLGGRSANRGQCAQACRLPYELICDGEDVDLGDQKYLLSPQDLAGFAVTPELIEAGVVSLKIEGRLKTPEYVANITRHYRTAIDAAVAGRPVEFTPRNVEEMELSFSRGFSVGWLHGCDHKMLVPAISSAKRGVLVGEVQKVQGQRVKIALRRALKAGDGIVFDGDRSAGEEQGGRVFALYRGQNRIEGEVSHGVVEMALMRDAIDLSQLYPGQKIWKSDDPELNRRLRKSFDGEIAPRDVDLHLHVTAAVDQPLQLIATVADLPQLQLQTEQPLEAARKHPLSAETLQEQFSRLGETGFRLTQLTADISGEPMAPLSVLGALRKQMVEQLTAARRAASIRAHAVDPQAVLPRLREAIPANVPTDDTPHLHLLCRTLDQLTWASEIGMKRLYADFADIREYRQAVAISHAAGAQIYLATPRIQKPGEMGIFKALEKQKADGILVRNLSGLRFYREREIASVADFSLNAANELTVDFLRRQGAERITASYDLNREQLFEMVRRSPTQLLEVVVHQHMPMFHMEHCVFCSVLSPGTNKTNCGRPCDTHVVRLRDRVGSEHLLTADVGCRNTLYNAAPQSGAEAVAALVDLGIRYFRVELLDEATKSQVYNTLDLYSSLLTGQITGKEVWTELKALNRVGVTRGTLEERRNPLAIL